One genomic segment of Hordeum vulgare subsp. vulgare chromosome 2H, MorexV3_pseudomolecules_assembly, whole genome shotgun sequence includes these proteins:
- the LOC123426786 gene encoding splicing factor YJU2-like, which translates to MGERKVLNKYYPPDFDPAKIPRRKQPKNQQITVRMMLPMSIRCGTCGTYIYKGTKFNSRKEDCIGETYLGIQIFRFYFKCTRCSAEMTFKTDPQNSDYTVESGASRNFEPWREEDEVVDKQKRKREAEEMGDAMRALENRAMDSKQDMDILAALEEMRSMKSRHAGVSVDQMLEILKHSAHQKEEKTVAELDEEDEELIKSITFRNSKDYVKRIEDDDDDDEDLGIPGKPSVMSKINGSSEPVLNPTDVLTKANGPESNKEGNKSFASKMPKFIVKPKPVAATAHPPKKQKTEPAAVQENGKAPAAEGKSEASEGKTNVLQSLCQYDSDESDE; encoded by the exons ATGGGTGAGCGGAAGGTGCTGAACAAGTACTACCCGCCGGACTTCGACCCGGCGAAGATCCCGCGGCGGAAGCAGCCCAAGAACCAGCAGATCACGGTTCGCATGATGCTTCCCATGAGCATCCGGTGTGGCACTTGTGGGACCTACATCTACAAGGGCACCAAATTCAACTCGCGCAAGGAGGACTGCATCGGCGAG ACATACTTGGGCATACAAATATTTAGGTTTTACTTCAAGTGTACTAGGTGCTCAGCTGAGATGACCTTCAAAACAGACCCTCAGAACTCAGACTACACGGTGGAATCTGGGGCTAGTCGCAATTTTGAACCTTGGCGTGAAGAGGATGAG GTCGTGGACAAACAGAAGAGAAAACGAGAAGCAGAGGAGATGGGCGATGCAATGAGAGCACTGGAGAACAGAGCAATGGATTCAAAGCAGGACATGGACATACTTGCTGCTTTAGAAGAAATGCGGTCTATGAAG TCGAGACATGCTGGAGTCTCTGTTGACCAGATGCTTGAAATTTTGAAGCATTCCGCTCATCAGAAG GAGGAAAAAACAGTAGCAGAactagatgaagaagacgaagaactCATCAAATCAATCACTTTTCGA AACTCGAAAGATTATGTTAAACGGatcgaagacgatgacgatgatgatgaagatttaGGTATACCAGGAAAGCCAAGTGTCATGTCAAAG ATCAATGGATCTTCTGAACCAGTGTTAAATCCAACAGATGTCTTGACCAAAGCTAATGGACCTGAGAGTAATAAAGAAG GAAACAAGAGCTTTGCATCAAAGATGCCCAAATTCATAGTAAAACCAAAGCCCGTTGCCGCAACTGCACATCCTCCGAAGAAACAGAAGACTGAACCCGCAGCTGTCCAAGAGAACGGGAAAGCACCAGCTGCCGAGGGAAAAAGCGAAGCTTCAGAAGGGAAGACCAATGTTCTTCAGTCCCTCTGCCAGTATGATAGCGATGAAAGTGATGAATGA